Proteins encoded within one genomic window of Ailuropoda melanoleuca isolate Jingjing chromosome 16, ASM200744v2, whole genome shotgun sequence:
- the LOC109491151 gene encoding membrane-spanning 4-domains subfamily A member 6B-like isoform X3, with amino-acid sequence MPRSYTLRLETRALGAVQIMNGLLYYALGFLCYALFLEEEDRKNTGSIPVIVTLIYVFGSSPFFIFSGSTSVRAQKHSTKYKLISSLVMNILAVCFSVLGAILLSIACFTYHADTNEYIWTHVLHCRNPESPVKEPERLQS; translated from the exons ATGCCAAGAAGTTATACCCTAAGATTGGAGACCAGAGCATTGGGG GCTGTGCAAATCATGAACGGCCTGCTTTACTATGCGTTGGGGTTTCTCTGTTATGCATTATTTCTCgaagaagaggacagaaaaaataCTGGTTCTATCCCTGTCATTGTTACACTAATTTACGTATTTGGGTCATCGCCATTT TTCATCTTCTCGGGATCCACCAGCGTACGAGCACAGAAGCATTCCACAAAGTACAAG CTTATTTCTAGCCTTGTTATGAACATCTTAGCTGTCTGCTTTTCGGTACTTGGTGCAATATTGTTAAGTATTGCGTGTTTCACGTATCATGCAGACACCAACGAATACATTTGGACACAT GTCCTTCACTGTCGGAATCCAGAGTCTCCAGTCAAAGAACCAGAGCGGCTCCAGTCATGA
- the LOC109491151 gene encoding membrane-spanning 4-domains subfamily A member 6B-like isoform X1, whose product MPRSYTLRLETRALGAVQIMNGLLYYALGFLCYALFLEEEDRKNTGSIPVIVTLIYVFGSSPFFIFSGSTSVRAQKHSTKYKLISSLVMNILAVCFSVLGAILLSIACFTYHADTNEYIWTHLAGSMLLQYLLFTTITEIICACITIRWIAVALSHPEYSETSPSLSESRVSSQRTRAAPVMNKT is encoded by the exons ATGCCAAGAAGTTATACCCTAAGATTGGAGACCAGAGCATTGGGG GCTGTGCAAATCATGAACGGCCTGCTTTACTATGCGTTGGGGTTTCTCTGTTATGCATTATTTCTCgaagaagaggacagaaaaaataCTGGTTCTATCCCTGTCATTGTTACACTAATTTACGTATTTGGGTCATCGCCATTT TTCATCTTCTCGGGATCCACCAGCGTACGAGCACAGAAGCATTCCACAAAGTACAAG CTTATTTCTAGCCTTGTTATGAACATCTTAGCTGTCTGCTTTTCGGTACTTGGTGCAATATTGTTAAGTATTGCGTGTTTCACGTATCATGCAGACACCAACGAATACATTTGGACACAT tTGGCTGGTAGTATGCTTTTACAATATTTGCTCTTCACCACCATCACGGAAATAATCTGTGCATGCATAACTATCAGATGGATTGCAGTAGCATTGAGTCATCCAGAATACAGTGAAACGA GTCCTTCACTGTCGGAATCCAGAGTCTCCAGTCAAAGAACCAGAGCGGCTCCAGTCATGAACAAAACGTAA
- the LOC109491151 gene encoding membrane-spanning 4-domains subfamily A member 6B-like isoform X2: MPRSYTLRLETRALGAVQIMNGLLYYALGFLCYALFLEEEDRKNTGSIPVIVTLIYVFGSSPFFIFSGSTSVRAQKHSTKYKLISSLVMNILAVCFSVLGAILLSIACFTYHADTNEYIWTHLAGSMLLQYLLFTTITEIICACITIRWIAVALSHPEYSETSFNYPQSTMSESR; encoded by the exons ATGCCAAGAAGTTATACCCTAAGATTGGAGACCAGAGCATTGGGG GCTGTGCAAATCATGAACGGCCTGCTTTACTATGCGTTGGGGTTTCTCTGTTATGCATTATTTCTCgaagaagaggacagaaaaaataCTGGTTCTATCCCTGTCATTGTTACACTAATTTACGTATTTGGGTCATCGCCATTT TTCATCTTCTCGGGATCCACCAGCGTACGAGCACAGAAGCATTCCACAAAGTACAAG CTTATTTCTAGCCTTGTTATGAACATCTTAGCTGTCTGCTTTTCGGTACTTGGTGCAATATTGTTAAGTATTGCGTGTTTCACGTATCATGCAGACACCAACGAATACATTTGGACACAT tTGGCTGGTAGTATGCTTTTACAATATTTGCTCTTCACCACCATCACGGAAATAATCTGTGCATGCATAACTATCAGATGGATTGCAGTAGCATTGAGTCATCCAGAATACAGTGAAACGA gtTTCAATTACCCTCAGTCAACCATGTCTGaaagcagatga
- the LOC109491151 gene encoding uncharacterized protein LOC109491151 isoform X4, whose translation MPRSYTLRLETRALGFIFSGSTSVRAQKHSTKYKLISSLVMNILAVCFSVLGAILLSIACFTYHADTNEYIWTHLAGSMLLQYLLFTTITEIICACITIRWIAVALSHPEYSETSPSLSESRVSSQRTRAAPVMNKT comes from the exons ATGCCAAGAAGTTATACCCTAAGATTGGAGACCAGAGCATTGGGG TTCATCTTCTCGGGATCCACCAGCGTACGAGCACAGAAGCATTCCACAAAGTACAAG CTTATTTCTAGCCTTGTTATGAACATCTTAGCTGTCTGCTTTTCGGTACTTGGTGCAATATTGTTAAGTATTGCGTGTTTCACGTATCATGCAGACACCAACGAATACATTTGGACACAT tTGGCTGGTAGTATGCTTTTACAATATTTGCTCTTCACCACCATCACGGAAATAATCTGTGCATGCATAACTATCAGATGGATTGCAGTAGCATTGAGTCATCCAGAATACAGTGAAACGA GTCCTTCACTGTCGGAATCCAGAGTCTCCAGTCAAAGAACCAGAGCGGCTCCAGTCATGAACAAAACGTAA